Genomic segment of Seriola aureovittata isolate HTS-2021-v1 ecotype China chromosome 1, ASM2101889v1, whole genome shotgun sequence:
CCCTCTCTGGACCCTCAGGTGCTGCTGATCCGGCGGAAGATTTTTATGCTTGTTTGGTTTCCAGAACCTCTTTGGGGTAGATTTGTAgttgtgtctgctggatgttgTGCTATACACCCAGTTTTCTTTTGTAGACTCCCTCTCACACCGGGGCAGCTGTTTAGCACCGACAGTTTTCAATTCACAAAGAGAAGGGCTGATTTGTGTCTGCTTTTTACTGCCTATTTCAGGCAGATCACtgtaaaaagcacaaaaatctTGACTGTCTGGTTGTGAACTGAATTCACTTAACGTTGAGGAGAAGTATGAGGAGACAGGTGACCCTGACACAACAGCTACTTTTACAATTGGGGTGGACTGAGCTGGAGGGATGAAGTCAAGGTCTTGTGCGCCTGGTGGAATGAAACTGTCTCTATTAATGCACTTATTacttttcagtttctgtttgacTGGTGTTGAATGCGGGACACTAGTCTTTTCAGTCCTCGGGTGCTGTTTGTCTGGACTGGAAAGCAGTGAGGAAGCTTCTGTGGTTGCCGTGTCAGTTCCTGCATGTGTGTCGAGTATCTTTGAGTTCATATCAATCATGAGTGAGCAACTGAATAGGTCTGCGGAAAAATCGTAGGGATCCTCTTCAAGCtgctcttctttgttttcaaaagACAGAGAACTAGCTTCTTCGTCCTCCTGATCACACTGGTGGAAACAAATGCTTCTGGATTGACTCTTGTTTACACATCCAACAGAGTTCTTGCATAACTGGTCAGATAAACCATGTCTCTCACCTCCATTGGTCAGTGCAGGTGTATTAGTGATATCCAGTAATCCAGTAATTGTTATCTTTGTGTTACTTTCACAAACAGAAGTCGATTCAATTGATGAGTTATTGTCTTCTGATCTGATTTCCAGGTTGGTTCTTACTGGTTCATTCTGATTTTGAACATTTAGATGTGGCTCAATTTCACTGATAATGTTAAAATCTTTTTCCTCACACAAAAACTCTGAAAGACTCTCAGAGAAAGGCAAATCCTCCCAAGCAAAGGAGCTTGACAAGCAGGTTTTAGTGAGTTGTTTGGTAGAAAACCCCTTCGTCTTAGAGCCGAGTGGTAAATCCCTTTTTTGGACAGGCTGGGAGGGAGTGAGCCAAGTGTTCAAGATGGGGGTGTTTTCAACAACTGATGTGTGTGGGTATTTGGCAAATGATGGACTACTGTAAGAACTGTTCTCTAAAGAAAGAAGAGCTGACAGTGTTCTCTCCTCTGTGACTTTATGGTTCTCCAGGAAGCCTCTGTGTACATGatgcagtgttttgttgttgtctgtctgttggctGTTCTCATCTTCACTGACCTGGGTACTGCAGCGTTCTTCTTGCTCCGCGGATGAAGTAACTAGTCCGAGTGATTGTTGCCACGGAGGGGTCGGAGTAAGGGTGGAGTCTTGGTGCTGTGAtctatgatgaaaaaaaaaaaacaactgtcaagaaatgtcaaaaaaataagaaaaaaatagaaaaagcagatttaaaatataaagataaaagcCATGTAAAACAAGCCATGTTTTGCAGTATATAGgaaggacaaagacaggattCAAAGTGGGTTTCAGAAGTTATAGAACATAGGCATGATATCAGTACAAGCATGCTGGACTGTCCATGGTGAGGCAACCTCATCTCCTGTTTTAACATCTTTAAGTTCATTCTTTGCAATTTCAGTCCCACAGACTCTGCCCTTGATATAAAGTATTGAGAATTATCAGATTGAAAGCAGTAGTTATCAGTAGCTCCTTAATTGCATTACCTTTGTGGAGATGGGGAAAGAAGACCCGAGGCAGAAAGTGTGGTATTATTGAAGCTGGTGGCTGGAGACTGATGAGTAATCAGCAGCAGGGTTGTTTCTGGAGGTCTGGAGGTTTTGCTGGGGTCAGTTGATCCCAGCTTATACTCTGCAGCTTTCTGAAGAAGGATCCGATAATAACTGACCACTGTGCAGCCACTCAGGCCTGTAGCTTTAGGAAGAATCATCTGACTGGCGATAAACTGGACAGTGTCTTTACTGCTGGAGCCATTTCCAAGAGGTCCTCCAAACCAAAGCCCACTTTCTGTTCCGGTTACCTTAACGACACAGATAAGAACGCAGATGATTCAGATCACCCAgcataaaacaaaatttaattaaacacacattttggaCATGTTGTTCAAATTGTAGCAGGAAGTATTAGTTGATAAGTTGATTGgcagaaaattaataaaaaaccATTTTAAATTGCTGGTTTGTacttctcaaatgtaaaaatttgctgatgctttttcttgtcttacaTTATAATAAACCAAATATCTTCATGGTTTTGGAATGATGGTTTGACTAAACAAGAGATCTAGAGATGTCACTATGGACTCCTAACATTtcatagaccaaacaattaatcaagaaaattatCAGTAAATTaaccaataatgaaaataatcattagttgcagttGCTAGTTCAGATACTCAGTATTATCCAATGTAGACCTGCAGTGTGAAACTGTTGTCTCCCCCTTCTGGCAGTGAGCATAATTACAAAAAGAGCATTCTTCAGTGAATAAAAGCTGTACCAATGGTATTCCGTGTTTGTCCTTGCCTCTAAACACCaagttttttttactggaaCATCAGAAACCTTTCTTGGATGCTTCCTAGGTTTATCCACCATAGGCTCTCCCATACTCCTAGCTGCCGTAGCCTACTCAATCACCACCCCAATGGTTGCTCCCCTCTTCAGCACTGGCAAACCAATCAACGTTGGTTGATGTAAAATGCATCGCTAACGTTGCACCAGCATGGTAATGTTGCCACGGACACCTGGTTTGAAAAAGGCAGgcaggtttctgttttttttaagtaaccTTTGTCTGTACTGAACTTTTCATCTTACTTGTGtgataatacatttataaattaGCGGTAATTGGATTAAC
This window contains:
- the ddias gene encoding DNA damage-induced apoptosis suppressor protein, which produces MSVRRALVDCAVLSVQDARVFYPCCKGCFSRIDVEQQDATRYRCSKCGYSCVRERVDYRYRLSLRVTRDRCIFGVTVFGTCLNPFFGIHASGLQRLVENTDLPVGATTRASLLMKAVEDCFIGRHFIFGIKVTGTESGLWFGGPLGNGSSSKDTVQFIASQMILPKATGLSGCTVVSYYRILLQKAAEYKLGSTDPSKTSRPPETTLLLITHQSPATSFNNTTLSASGLLSPSPQRSQHQDSTLTPTPPWQQSLGLVTSSAEQEERCSTQVSEDENSQQTDNNKTLHHVHRGFLENHKVTEERTLSALLSLENSSYSSPSFAKYPHTSVVENTPILNTWLTPSQPVQKRDLPLGSKTKGFSTKQLTKTCLSSSFAWEDLPFSESLSEFLCEEKDFNIISEIEPHLNVQNQNEPVRTNLEIRSEDNNSSIESTSVCESNTKITITGLLDITNTPALTNGGERHGLSDQLCKNSVGCVNKSQSRSICFHQCDQEDEEASSLSFENKEEQLEEDPYDFSADLFSCSLMIDMNSKILDTHAGTDTATTEASSLLSSPDKQHPRTEKTSVPHSTPVKQKLKSNKCINRDSFIPPGAQDLDFIPPAQSTPIVKVAVVSGSPVSSYFSSTLSEFSSQPDSQDFCAFYSDLPEIGSKKQTQISPSLCELKTVGAKQLPRCERESTKENWVYSTTSSRHNYKSTPKRFWKPNKHKNLPPDQQHLRVQRGALNLGSRIRINHKCDSSICDVTVCDHEDNYTIVPPTPAKTRLSVKLRRRQADNSSNLVSTLKVQQGDGVNCKRNVLDQHPSSLTSSQRGLAQTGNCDSEIVNEGSLDGSNGYLFDDMNQTCDWSRDLFSNSI